The genomic DNA TTGTTCTTTTAAAGAATTTTTTTAGTTTTAAAATAATAAATTTTAAAAATTTTATTATTATATTTTTTTCTGAGTAAATTTTTAGTTGCTCTTCTCCAGCATTTGATTCACTTCTTGTAAATGATTTTCTAGCATTATTTTCATCGAGTTCAATTTCAAGTAGAGTTTTTTTATCTTCTATGGGTATTACCTTAACTTCAACTTCTTTGTAACCAAGTTCTTTTAAAACTTGATATCTTCTAAATCCTGCTACTAAATTTTTGTTTTTGTCTATTATTATTGGATAAATTAAGCCATGCTTTTTTATGCTTTCTTTAAGAGTTGTTGTATCTCCTATATTTTGTCTGATTCTGCCTTTTATTTTTATTTGTTCTAAGTCTATTAACATTGTTATTAATCCAATTGAATATTTTCTCCATTTACATCTTTGTTTCCATTTTCGTAAATAAGAGAACTTTCTTCCTTAGTATCATTTTCTTTAACATCACTTTCTTTAATACTTGAGGTATTTTCTTCCTCTACCTTATCCGTATTAATATTAGCATTTGTTGTTGCATCTTGTGTATTCTGAGAATCAACTTTGTTGTTATACTCGCTTTCAAAACTATTATTATTGTCCTTGTTTAGGTTGTTTTGATCTTCTTTTTTTACTTCATTTAATTTATCAAAATCGTAGTTTAGATACTCAAATTCATGTGTTTCAAGATTTAAGTCATCATTGCTATCAATGTTATCAATTCCATATACATTAAATTCCATTTTATTTAAAAAATCAGATTGATTTTCGTAATATTTTGACTTCTCAAATGGTTGAGTGCCTTCTATAAAAATCTCGTTTATTATTTTTTCGTTTGGAACTCCTTCTGGTAGCAAACCTGTTTCTGCTTGTATATTGACATTGATTATTCCTGTGGGTCTTATGAAAACTTTTTTAGGTAAATTCTTATGATACTCTGCCATAAATTTACCCCAACTAGGACCGGCAAGGCCTGTCCCTGTTCCAGCGGTTCCGAGTGAATATCCTTTTTTGTCAAAACCAACCCAAAGAGCTGTTGTTATGTAAGGAGAGTAACCTATTGCCCATCCGTCTGCCCAGTTTTGTGTGGTTCCTGATTTACCGGCAATGTCAGAACTGAAATCCTTAAGGTTTGTATATCTTTGGTTTGCTAAAGTTCCGTATTGAATTGTTGATTTCATCATGTCTGTCATAATGTATGCAGCCTGAGGAGATATTATTTGTGCATTAGCTCCCTTGTTCTTTATTTCGGTTAAAATATCGGATTCTACATTTGCTACTATTTTGCCATTTCTATCTTCAATATACCTTATTCCATATGGCTCTACTTCTTTACCACTGTTTCCCAAAATTGCGAATGCTCTTGCCATTTGTATTGGTGATGTTGAGATAACACCAAGTGCAAGAGGATAAACTTTGGGAAATGTTTTATTAATTTCATTTTGATCTTTTATTCCTAGTAATTTAGCAGAGTAACTAATAGCATCGTCAAATCCTAATGTATCTAATACTCTAAGAGATGGGATGTTTAGGGATAAAGCTAGCACTTTGCGTGTTAATACATTGCCTCTCCATTTTCCTCCATAATTTTCAGGAGCATAAACATCTCCTGTTTCATTGAAAAAAGCTACTGGAGAATCTGAAAACATTGTTGCAGGTGTAATCTTTTTAAGGTCAATAGCAGCTGAAAAGTATAAAGATTTAAATGCACTTCCAGGTTGTATCTTGGCTTGGGTTGCTCTATTAAATTCACTTCCTTTACTATATCCGCTTCCGCCAACCATTGCCTTTATTGCTCCTGTTGTAGTATCTATTGCGATAAATGCACCTTCCGGTTGTATTACAGAGTTTGGGTTTGTTTTATTTTTCATTGTGTATTCTTTTGTTGCTTTATCTACTGTGTCAATACCTAAAATTGCAGCAAAGCTTGCAATCAAATCAATATTATCTTCATAAAATTTTCTTGTTCTGAGTTTTTTATATTGCCTACCATTTACTCTAGTGCTTGTTATGCCAAACAAATCAGATATTGTATCAAGAACAGGAACTATCTCTGAATTAATTATTAATGTTTCAGATGATTTTGTAGAATTGTACATTTTGCGAGCTTTCAAAATCATGTCATGGGTAACTTCATCCGCACACTTTTGTGCATCAAGGTCAAGTGTTGTATATATTGAATACCCATCTTTATATATGTTTGCTCCAGCTGGAAGATGTTTAACTATTCTCTGTCTTATGTATTCTGAGAAATAAGGGGCATTGTCTTCCTTGTATGAGATAGCAGATGTGTCTGCCATACGAGTCCAATCATAGTTTTCCCAGTATGCATTAAACTCTCTCTCAGCTAGTTCAGGACTTATGATTCCATTGGCTACTACTTGATTTAGCACTGCCTTTTGTATTTTTTTAGAAAATTCGGGATTGTAAAATGGAGAATAGAGTTTTGCATTAGGTAATTGTATAAGCATTAAAACAGCTTCTGCGGTGTTAATATCTTTAACGCTTTTATTAAAAAAGAAATTAGCTGCTGCAACTACTCCGTAGTTTCCATTTCCAAAATAAACCTTATTTAAATATCTCTCAAGTATTTCGTACTTTGATAGCTTTTTTTCAAGTTGTATAGCCCACCAAATTTCATTTAGTTTTCTTAAAATAGACCTTTTTGCTTGATTGGTGTAAAGGAGTTTTGCTAGTTGTTGTGTTAAGGTGCTTCCCCCTGAGAAATATCTACCAAGTGCAATATTAAGAGCAGCTCGAAGCATTCCTATTAACGAGAACCCTCTGTGAGAATAAAATTCAGTGTCTTCACGTATTAATAGAGTTTTTATTAGGTTATCAGGCATTTCTTTTAAAGAGAGTAATTCTCTGTTCTCATCAGATATAAATTGTGTGATTATTCTGCCATTAGCATCAAAAAGTTTTGAAGGTATTGCAGGATTTGAATTACCAAAATTTCTGTCTTTTTGTATGTTAATAGTTTCAACTAAAGCAAACGAGAGTAAAATAATAGAAAAGCTAATAGTAAAGTATGTTAAATAAAGGAGTATATTGCCTTTATTATTTAAATTAAGACTTTTCAAGTTATATCCTCTTATGCAATTATACTATAAATAAAATAGAATTAATAATATTTTTATTTAGATTGTGATAATATAAAAATATTGCTATAGTTTTTATTCATATGTATTATGTAGATTCTATAATGCAAGTTAACAGTAAATAAGAATATGGTTTTAAAAGTGTTTATTCATTATTATTTTTATTTAGTGCAATTGAGTTTTTTATTATTTTAGAGTAAAAATTTTATTTTTGAGTTTATTGTAGTAACTTATGGGTGACGGATTGTCCCTAGTATTTTGAATGGAATTATTTTAAATAATTTATGAATGACCTAAGAATTTTGGATTTTGTTTCAATAAGGTTCCTAAATGTCATTTTTAATTATTCTGTGTTTTTATTGTTTGTTAGATTGAAAGGAGAGGTTTATGCTTTTGTCTAGGAAAATAAAGGATTATGAGGCTAAGTATAAAGGTAAAGAAATTAAAATGAGTACTGAGATAAACAGTTTTCTTAATATTAGAAATACTGTTGAGATGAAAGTTGGCAGTTATGTAGCATATGGAGTGATTTATTCTATTTCTATGAATAGTATTAAGATTATTTTTCAAGAAGATTCAATTTTACGGACCTTATCTAAAAATAGAAATTCAGGAAATATTCAACTTAGAAGATTCGATGATTTTGAAAATAATTCTTTTTTTATACCATCCTTAACTGTCAAGTTAGCAAATACATCGGATTATCCTTCTCAAGCTCAAGAGAGGAATTATAATTTGCTAACTTTGGATTTTTTATCTCCTATGCCGGAAGAGTTTGCTATTAAGATTGGTAAACTTCTTGATTTAAAACTTGGGCAAAACCAAAGAATACATGAGCGTATTATTGTTGATAAGGATTCACTTAGAAAACTTAAACTTGACTCAGACAAGGCTTTTATTGAATTTAATGGAAATAAGCATAAATGTTTAATTAAAGATTTATCTTATGGAGGGGCGTTATTGATTTCTTATTTTGAATATGAGGAATTGGAAGAAAAGGAAATTAATTTAACTTTGAATTTTAATATTAGAGATAAGGAAGTGCCTATTAAGGGGAAGGCAAAGAATTTGAGTGTTATTCAGACTCCTAATGGTAAAGTTTTAGCTTTAGGGATTGCCTTTCATGAGGAAGAAATTCCTATTGAATATACTATGCTAATTCATGATTATTTTAATTAGTAGGTTATTTCTTTAAAATTTGGACCCCCAATAATTTCAATATTAATTCTTTATGGGGGGTTTATTCGAATGTATAAAATGGACAAGAATTTTGAAAGTATTTAAGGTATGAGTAATTTATATATTGTATTTTTAAGAAGTAATGAATTTATTTAGACTAGCTTTAATAAGTCTATTGTTAATTGAATAACCAAGTTCACTGTTGTGGGTAAATTCGGCAAGTATTTGTTTATATACTCTCTCAGATTCTACAAATTCCTTGTATATGTTTTTTGCATATTCTTCAAGGGTGTTGTATACGGAAATGTTTTTCATATTCCAAAACCTATTAAACCAATATGAATTAAGAGTATCTCTCATAATAAGTATTCGTGTATCTTTGTCTGCTGCATATCTTCTTATATTGTCTTGTTTTTTAAATAAATAAACAGGTATTCGAGGTCTGTAATGTTCTAGTAAGTTGCCAGGAGATGCAGATATTCTTTCTTCATCTACAGCGTAATCTACTCTAAATTCTTCCTTAAGTACTTCTTGTATTTTCTCTCTTGTAATTGAACCTGGACGCAAGATTAATACATTCCCTTTATCATCAAAACCTACAACAGTTGATTCTATTCCAATGTTTGAGCATCCATTATGTTTAATTATTCCTTTGACTAGCCCATTAAGCTCTCGACTTGCCATTGCAGAACTCGTAGCACTAGGGCGTCTTGACAAGTTGGCGGATGGTGCTACTATTGGAACTCCACTCATCTTAATTAGCTTAAGGGCTATAGGTTCTCTTGGTATTCGTACGGCTATGCTACTAAGTCCTCCACTTGCAAATCTAGATATCTTGTCAGCACTCTTTAATACAAATGTTATAGGTCCTGGGGTAAACTTTTGCATTAAGAGCAAAGCACTACTGGGAATATATTCTACAAGTTCTCTTATTTTCTCTATTGAGTCAACATGTACTATCAATGGATTTGTTATAGGACGCTTTTTAACTAAAAAGATCATCCGAACAGCATCATCACTGTATGCATTAGCTCCAATTCCATAGACTGTTTCTGTAGGAAATACTACTAATTCTCCCTCTCTTATATACTTTGCTGCTCTCTCTATGTCTTGCCATTCTATTATCTCTGTTTTCATTTATTTGAACCCATAACCATATTTTATAATTTTATTTATTATTTATTAAATATTTTTTATTAAATCAAAAAATTTACAAATAAATAATTTGTGGTAATGTGTAGTTTAATTTTCCTGTTGAAAATCTTAAATTTTATATTATAATAAGCAATATGAGAAGCTTGCTTAATCTTTGTAACTTTGTTCTTATTTTTTCTCTCCTATCTTTTGTTGTTGTTAAATTGGATAGTGCTACTGTGGGTCTTGCTTCTTGGTATGGAGAAGCTTTTCATGGGAAGGTTACTGCTAATGGTGAAAAATTTGATATGACAGCTCTTACAGCTG from Borrelia turcica IST7 includes the following:
- the plzA gene encoding c-di-GMP-binding receptor PlzA, which produces MLLSRKIKDYEAKYKGKEIKMSTEINSFLNIRNTVEMKVGSYVAYGVIYSISMNSIKIIFQEDSILRTLSKNRNSGNIQLRRFDDFENNSFFIPSLTVKLANTSDYPSQAQERNYNLLTLDFLSPMPEEFAIKIGKLLDLKLGQNQRIHERIIVDKDSLRKLKLDSDKAFIEFNGNKHKCLIKDLSYGGALLISYFEYEELEEKEINLTLNFNIRDKEVPIKGKAKNLSVIQTPNGKVLALGIAFHEEEIPIEYTMLIHDYFN
- a CDS encoding penicillin-binding protein 1A, which produces MKSLNLNNKGNILLYLTYFTISFSIILLSFALVETINIQKDRNFGNSNPAIPSKLFDANGRIITQFISDENRELLSLKEMPDNLIKTLLIREDTEFYSHRGFSLIGMLRAALNIALGRYFSGGSTLTQQLAKLLYTNQAKRSILRKLNEIWWAIQLEKKLSKYEILERYLNKVYFGNGNYGVVAAANFFFNKSVKDINTAEAVLMLIQLPNAKLYSPFYNPEFSKKIQKAVLNQVVANGIISPELAEREFNAYWENYDWTRMADTSAISYKEDNAPYFSEYIRQRIVKHLPAGANIYKDGYSIYTTLDLDAQKCADEVTHDMILKARKMYNSTKSSETLIINSEIVPVLDTISDLFGITSTRVNGRQYKKLRTRKFYEDNIDLIASFAAILGIDTVDKATKEYTMKNKTNPNSVIQPEGAFIAIDTTTGAIKAMVGGSGYSKGSEFNRATQAKIQPGSAFKSLYFSAAIDLKKITPATMFSDSPVAFFNETGDVYAPENYGGKWRGNVLTRKVLALSLNIPSLRVLDTLGFDDAISYSAKLLGIKDQNEINKTFPKVYPLALGVISTSPIQMARAFAILGNSGKEVEPYGIRYIEDRNGKIVANVESDILTEIKNKGANAQIISPQAAYIMTDMMKSTIQYGTLANQRYTNLKDFSSDIAGKSGTTQNWADGWAIGYSPYITTALWVGFDKKGYSLGTAGTGTGLAGPSWGKFMAEYHKNLPKKVFIRPTGIINVNIQAETGLLPEGVPNEKIINEIFIEGTQPFEKSKYYENQSDFLNKMEFNVYGIDNIDSNDDLNLETHEFEYLNYDFDKLNEVKKEDQNNLNKDNNNSFESEYNNKVDSQNTQDATTNANINTDKVEEENTSSIKESDVKENDTKEESSLIYENGNKDVNGENIQLD
- a CDS encoding L-threonylcarbamoyladenylate synthase, whose product is MKTEIIEWQDIERAAKYIREGELVVFPTETVYGIGANAYSDDAVRMIFLVKKRPITNPLIVHVDSIEKIRELVEYIPSSALLLMQKFTPGPITFVLKSADKISRFASGGLSSIAVRIPREPIALKLIKMSGVPIVAPSANLSRRPSATSSAMASRELNGLVKGIIKHNGCSNIGIESTVVGFDDKGNVLILRPGSITREKIQEVLKEEFRVDYAVDEERISASPGNLLEHYRPRIPVYLFKKQDNIRRYAADKDTRILIMRDTLNSYWFNRFWNMKNISVYNTLEEYAKNIYKEFVESERVYKQILAEFTHNSELGYSINNRLIKASLNKFITS
- a CDS encoding ParB N-terminal domain-containing protein codes for the protein MLIDLEQIKIKGRIRQNIGDTTTLKESIKKHGLIYPIIIDKNKNLVAGFRRYQVLKELGYKEVEVKVIPIEDKKTLLEIELDENNARKSFTRSESNAGEEQLKIYSEKNIIIKFLKFIILKLKKFFKRTKTH